Proteins co-encoded in one Desulfobulbaceae bacterium genomic window:
- the lspA gene encoding signal peptidase II: protein MLAAGIIIAVVVSDQLTKAWIMANFAEYQSLEIIPGLFSLTYLTNRGAAFGFLNGDHGAWRHAFFIGVAVLAMVIMLVFLRQMQKEGKWSVGAIALIFGGAAGNLIDRLRFGAVVDFLDFYWTTHHWPAFNVADSAITIGVGIFLILNFLRPHTAGE, encoded by the coding sequence ATGCTGGCAGCGGGGATCATTATAGCGGTTGTTGTTTCTGATCAGTTAACCAAGGCCTGGATTATGGCGAATTTTGCCGAATATCAGTCCCTTGAAATCATTCCCGGCCTTTTTAGTCTTACGTATTTGACTAATCGGGGGGCGGCTTTTGGTTTCCTGAACGGGGACCATGGCGCTTGGCGCCATGCTTTTTTTATTGGTGTGGCCGTGCTTGCTATGGTTATCATGCTCGTTTTTTTGCGGCAGATGCAGAAGGAGGGGAAGTGGTCTGTTGGGGCGATTGCTTTGATCTTTGGGGGGGCGGCAGGGAACCTTATTGATCGGCTGCGCTTTGGAGCAGTGGTGGACTTTCTTGACTTTTATTGGACTACCCATCATTGGCCGGCTTTCAATGTCGCTGATTCAGCGATTACCATTGGCGTGGGAATTTTCTTGATCTTGAATTTCTTACGACCACATACCGCTGGGGAGTAG